In Paenibacillus guangzhouensis, a single window of DNA contains:
- a CDS encoding S-layer homology domain-containing protein encodes MSKRKMIAFLAAAMVITSVQGSIFAEGENLSTESVQGAETEVKVPNVFTAFKDIANHWGKMEIINAATKGYVNGYEDKTFKPDHSVSRVEFIKMAVTALGLPLEVEANPWYWPYFYAAQKSNVIGDKEYPANGYNDPMTRIEMAKVAVRSAGLTATTDGEYMVLATKNGLIHGTGKGQLDMYETTTRAQSVVIIERILKVRDGEKLPVDEAAIKKAEDFAAAKLDPWGRAIRTTNLPKNAKDFPYILEDIPNEMYEMPYKQIKIFSITTSAQNYLDGFGIARANKASKNIKDYFDHVLNIDYRTIDYKWAEELHKSLSLEGKNQYSINERLRNLKKYVDWVKKYKIVTKGSVQPEPSMVYRQGFNKMRSKFDFTIVSAPKEAFSDWDDHFFEWSIFWNQVLNPPFNSKSVGVRYQGYTNIALTADDRLSGYGEDITYDYKLIK; translated from the coding sequence ATGAGTAAACGAAAAATGATTGCATTCCTTGCAGCGGCGATGGTAATAACAAGCGTCCAAGGAAGTATATTCGCGGAAGGGGAGAATTTAAGTACAGAAAGTGTGCAGGGAGCAGAGACAGAAGTAAAAGTTCCAAATGTTTTTACGGCATTCAAAGATATCGCTAACCATTGGGGTAAAATGGAAATCATCAATGCGGCGACGAAAGGGTATGTCAACGGTTATGAGGATAAGACGTTTAAACCGGACCATTCTGTAAGTCGTGTGGAATTCATCAAAATGGCCGTAACTGCTCTTGGTCTTCCTTTAGAAGTTGAGGCTAATCCGTGGTATTGGCCATATTTTTATGCTGCTCAGAAATCTAATGTCATCGGAGATAAGGAATACCCAGCCAATGGATATAATGATCCGATGACACGGATAGAAATGGCTAAAGTAGCTGTACGTTCTGCGGGGCTAACGGCGACGACGGATGGAGAATATATGGTTCTTGCAACAAAAAACGGATTGATTCATGGGACAGGTAAAGGGCAATTAGATATGTATGAAACAACAACACGTGCGCAATCCGTCGTCATTATTGAGAGAATACTAAAAGTGCGTGATGGAGAGAAGCTGCCTGTTGATGAAGCTGCAATAAAAAAAGCGGAGGACTTTGCTGCTGCGAAGCTGGATCCATGGGGTCGAGCGATTCGAACGACAAACTTACCTAAAAATGCGAAAGATTTTCCTTACATTTTAGAGGATATTCCGAACGAGATGTATGAAATGCCATATAAACAAATCAAAATTTTTTCAATCACTACAAGTGCGCAGAATTACTTAGATGGGTTCGGTATTGCGCGAGCAAATAAGGCTTCTAAAAATATTAAAGATTACTTCGATCATGTGTTGAACATTGATTATCGCACAATAGACTACAAATGGGCAGAGGAACTACATAAAAGTTTAAGTCTCGAGGGGAAAAATCAATATAGTATTAATGAGAGATTGAGAAACTTAAAAAAATATGTTGACTGGGTGAAGAAATATAAAATTGTAACGAAAGGAAGTGTCCAACCCGAACCAAGTATGGTGTATAGACAAGGATTTAATAAAATGCGTAGTAAGTTTGACTTTACAATTGTTTCTGCCCCTAAAGAGGCTTTTAGTGATTGGGATGATCATTTCTTTGAATGGAGTATTTTCTGGAATCAAGTTTTGAATCCACCATTTAACTCTAAAAGTGTAGGAGTAAGATATCAAGGTTACACCAATATTGCTTTAACTGCTGATGACAGATTGTCAGGGTATGGAGAAGACATTACATATGATTATAAGCTGATTAAATAA
- a CDS encoding EndoU domain-containing protein: MAQKSVFQGDGMQKLRKDLQEVADHTNYMRTQLSGFLAQMDGQLYSRVSGQAQLAQSQINRLTDEAEQLSDFIRLAISKIQAAEQQTMADARALMKGDVKQNAKGSILQQRPLTAGHRASWDRWSNYVIQYLKDSSSWYRAAPIPTILFGFFRGLTLQIQRTTLIDRMQKYKGDAEVAALLQMMQQGSMQEQIEAQQKLEQISKALIEVGRCQAAYEVYKQFGQTAYMEGAHAAAEKARSMLSELGMKRSYYDTDVNLRSEYTGAPLSACQYNPLKNDHSVMPSDERLLTMIRLSMADQEYRKWAFVNYDDIVEEIRRADILAEIQKQLEANLPPTKLPDGTPITPDNKENETTFKYFQEHIQNDKMMNPLLEYLTWLDDTYGKTEWRKNVEMVDGVLRGFAEGLITETVNGVVGTLEFAFNFVVDPGKTTKEIVDTVSYLASNPEVLVEAAKKMYTDFESASPEKKAEMIGAVASMLVPGVSVTKIGKVEKVTEAMTSIAKKMKKIDYPTSVSRLQESFSNMSPYRLAMTPEGVMMMVPNTKKIDFGASKTSSLHDGPNVSKIDGKGQAGKPVVDKEKWLGSLQNTENFKIGTKENGLNHIFDGEILKNGNANGFHYEGMPNSNGKIVGNIDPPNEFGVYQANVEISGVLKGPKSTFFPKEWTPQQVIESVNEAFNNKVIIKNNKYLGKTSTGMEIEFILRNDKIISAYPVY; the protein is encoded by the coding sequence TTGGCTCAGAAATCGGTGTTTCAAGGCGATGGGATGCAGAAGCTGCGGAAGGATCTGCAGGAAGTGGCCGATCATACCAATTATATGCGGACACAATTAAGTGGCTTTCTAGCCCAAATGGACGGTCAATTATATTCCCGCGTATCTGGACAAGCTCAACTTGCCCAATCTCAAATCAATCGACTGACGGATGAGGCGGAGCAATTGAGCGATTTCATCCGACTCGCCATCAGTAAGATCCAAGCTGCAGAGCAGCAAACGATGGCAGATGCGAGAGCGCTCATGAAGGGGGATGTCAAACAAAATGCGAAAGGGTCTATCCTGCAACAACGGCCACTTACTGCTGGTCACCGGGCTTCATGGGATCGATGGAGTAACTACGTAATCCAATACTTAAAGGATTCTTCCTCCTGGTACCGAGCAGCGCCGATTCCAACGATATTATTTGGATTTTTCCGAGGTCTAACGCTGCAAATCCAGAGAACGACATTGATTGATCGGATGCAGAAGTATAAAGGAGATGCTGAGGTTGCAGCCTTGCTACAGATGATGCAGCAAGGTTCGATGCAAGAGCAGATCGAAGCCCAGCAGAAATTAGAACAGATCAGCAAAGCGCTAATCGAGGTAGGACGATGCCAAGCAGCCTATGAGGTATATAAGCAGTTTGGACAGACCGCCTATATGGAAGGCGCACATGCTGCGGCGGAGAAGGCAAGGTCCATGCTGTCGGAGCTTGGGATGAAGCGTTCATATTATGATACGGATGTGAACTTGAGATCCGAATATACGGGAGCACCATTATCTGCATGTCAGTACAATCCGCTGAAGAATGACCATTCTGTGATGCCGTCAGACGAGAGGCTACTCACCATGATTCGCCTTAGTATGGCGGACCAAGAATACAGGAAATGGGCATTCGTGAACTATGATGATATCGTAGAAGAGATTCGAAGGGCAGATATTCTGGCAGAAATCCAGAAACAGCTTGAAGCGAATCTCCCACCAACGAAGCTGCCGGACGGTACACCCATTACACCAGACAACAAAGAGAATGAGACAACGTTCAAGTATTTCCAAGAGCATATACAAAACGATAAGATGATGAACCCGTTGCTTGAATACTTAACGTGGCTGGATGATACGTATGGCAAGACGGAATGGCGTAAAAATGTGGAAATGGTCGATGGTGTACTGAGAGGGTTTGCGGAAGGTCTAATTACAGAGACAGTGAACGGGGTCGTTGGCACACTGGAATTTGCTTTTAATTTTGTCGTAGATCCAGGGAAGACAACGAAAGAAATCGTTGACACCGTAAGCTATCTTGCATCTAACCCTGAAGTACTCGTCGAAGCGGCGAAAAAAATGTATACTGATTTTGAATCAGCTTCACCGGAGAAAAAAGCGGAGATGATCGGCGCGGTAGCATCCATGCTCGTGCCTGGCGTATCCGTAACGAAGATTGGTAAGGTAGAAAAAGTGACGGAAGCGATGACATCGATCGCGAAAAAGATGAAGAAGATCGATTATCCAACCTCCGTGTCCCGGCTTCAAGAATCTTTTTCAAATATGTCGCCATATCGGCTGGCGATGACCCCCGAGGGTGTCATGATGATGGTGCCGAATACGAAGAAGATCGACTTCGGGGCATCGAAAACGTCATCCTTACATGATGGACCGAATGTGTCTAAGATAGATGGGAAGGGACAAGCTGGTAAACCTGTTGTAGATAAAGAGAAATGGCTTGGTAGTCTTCAGAACACAGAAAACTTTAAAATAGGGACTAAAGAAAATGGATTAAATCATATCTTTGATGGAGAAATACTCAAAAATGGAAATGCCAATGGTTTTCATTATGAAGGAATGCCTAATAGTAACGGTAAAATTGTCGGAAATATTGATCCACCTAATGAGTTTGGTGTATATCAAGCCAATGTTGAAATTAGTGGAGTATTAAAAGGACCTAAATCCACATTTTTTCCAAAGGAATGGACACCACAACAGGTGATAGAATCAGTAAATGAAGCTTTTAATAATAAAGTAATAATAAAAAACAATAAATATTTAGGGAAAACAAGCACGGGAATGGAAATAGAGTTTATTTTAAGAAATGATAAGATAATTTCAGCATATCCAGTATATTGA